One Halarcobacter ebronensis genomic window carries:
- the truD gene encoding tRNA pseudouridine(13) synthase TruD translates to MENLQRYLSHSKIDVLFKQTKDDFVVTEVPLYEFSGEGEHLIIKFRKKDLTTWDAVQIFSEQLGCKARDIGYAGLKDKNAMTIQHISIPKSCEENLEKFNHDNIKILETTKHNNKIRVGHLKGNSFFIRLKRVTPLDAKKIEEAVSKIAQFGMPNYFGFQRFGIEGDNYKKGEAIINGELKERDRKLKQMYVNAYQSHLFNSWLSKRIELSKLVDAFEANEIYKKLNLPLDMVKSMKKQKHPFKLMLGDLMSHYPYGKIFYVEDMEAEANKFFEQDRVPTGLLCGKRVKKSEGSAYEIEKEFDKKIFEDGARRFAWIFPSEVESNYKEDKNWMELSFYLPKGSYATEFISEVIH, encoded by the coding sequence TTGGAAAATTTACAAAGATATCTATCTCATTCAAAGATTGATGTTTTATTTAAACAAACTAAGGATGACTTTGTTGTTACAGAAGTGCCACTATATGAGTTTAGTGGAGAGGGAGAACATCTAATAATTAAATTTAGAAAAAAAGATTTAACAACATGGGATGCGGTTCAAATTTTTTCTGAGCAGTTAGGTTGTAAAGCAAGAGATATAGGTTATGCTGGATTAAAAGATAAAAATGCAATGACTATTCAACATATCTCTATTCCAAAATCTTGTGAAGAGAATCTAGAAAAATTTAATCACGATAATATAAAGATTTTAGAGACTACAAAACATAATAATAAGATTAGAGTAGGGCACTTAAAAGGTAATAGCTTTTTTATAAGACTAAAAAGAGTTACGCCTTTAGATGCAAAAAAGATTGAAGAGGCAGTCTCTAAAATAGCACAGTTTGGAATGCCAAACTATTTTGGATTTCAAAGATTTGGAATTGAAGGGGATAACTACAAAAAAGGTGAAGCGATAATAAATGGAGAGTTAAAAGAGAGAGATAGAAAATTAAAACAGATGTATGTTAATGCTTATCAAAGCCATCTTTTTAACTCTTGGCTCTCAAAAAGAATAGAGCTTTCAAAATTAGTTGACGCTTTTGAAGCAAATGAAATATACAAAAAATTGAACCTTCCCCTTGATATGGTAAAAAGTATGAAAAAACAAAAACATCCTTTCAAACTTATGCTTGGAGATTTAATGAGTCATTATCCTTATGGAAAAATATTTTATGTGGAAGATATGGAAGCTGAAGCAAATAAATTTTTTGAACAAGATAGAGTTCCAACAGGCCTTCTTTGTGGTAAAAGAGTAAAAAAATCTGAAGGTTCTGCTTATGAAATAGAGAAAGAGTTTGATAAAAAAATCTTTGAAGATGGTGCTAGAAGATTTGCTTGGATCTTTCCAAGTGAAGTTGAATCAAACTATAAAGAGGATAAAAATTGGATGGAATTATCTTTTTATCTTCCAAAAGGTTCATACGCAACAGAGTTTATTTCTGAAGTTATTCATTAG